The following are from one region of the Pantoea cypripedii genome:
- a CDS encoding glycoside hydrolase family 10 protein, protein MVATALLLASCSSEPPKSLVTPFPSAAKQPLPAQHPIASQEPVRGVWLATVSRLDWPPVNSVNASSAASRISQQQQALTDKLDKLKSLGINTVFFQVKPDGTALWPSKILPWSDMLTGKIGADPGYDPLQFMLDEAHKRGMKVHAWFNPYRVSVNTKPSTVAELNATLSLNPASVFVLHRDWIRTAGDRFVLDPGIPAVRDWITSIVAEVVSRYPVDGVQFDDYFYAESAGSTLNDSQTFRTYGQGFASKADWRRHNTQQLIEQVSRTIKQLKPNVEFGVSPAGVWRNLSHDPAGSDTRGAAAYDEAFADTRRWVQMGLLDYIAPQIYWPFSRQAARYDVLANWWANVVKPTHTRLYIGVAFYKVGEPSKNEPDWTVNGGVPELKKQLDLNESVPQISGTILFRENYLNQPQTQEAVNYLRSRWGS, encoded by the coding sequence GTGGTCGCCACCGCGCTTTTGCTGGCCAGTTGTTCTTCAGAACCACCGAAATCGCTGGTTACGCCGTTTCCTTCCGCAGCGAAACAACCTCTGCCAGCACAGCACCCCATAGCGAGCCAGGAACCGGTGCGTGGCGTCTGGCTGGCGACGGTCTCCCGTCTCGACTGGCCGCCAGTCAATTCCGTCAATGCCAGCAGTGCTGCCAGTCGCATTAGCCAGCAACAGCAGGCGCTAACCGACAAGCTGGATAAACTAAAAAGCCTTGGCATCAACACCGTTTTCTTCCAGGTGAAACCCGATGGCACCGCGTTGTGGCCATCAAAAATTTTGCCATGGTCAGATATGCTGACTGGCAAAATTGGTGCCGATCCTGGCTATGACCCTCTGCAATTTATGCTGGATGAAGCGCACAAACGCGGCATGAAAGTCCACGCGTGGTTCAATCCCTACCGGGTCTCCGTCAATACCAAACCCTCAACCGTCGCGGAACTCAACGCGACACTGTCACTTAATCCTGCCAGCGTATTTGTGCTGCATCGTGACTGGATACGGACCGCAGGCGATCGTTTTGTGCTGGACCCTGGCATTCCGGCAGTCAGAGACTGGATCACCAGTATCGTTGCGGAAGTGGTTTCCCGTTATCCGGTTGATGGCGTGCAGTTTGATGACTATTTCTATGCGGAATCGGCTGGCTCCACTCTTAACGACAGCCAGACCTTCAGAACCTATGGTCAGGGATTTGCTTCTAAAGCGGACTGGCGGCGCCACAATACTCAGCAACTGATTGAGCAGGTATCGCGTACCATCAAACAGTTGAAACCCAATGTTGAATTCGGTGTCAGCCCGGCAGGCGTGTGGCGCAATCTTTCCCATGACCCGGCAGGCTCCGATACCCGTGGCGCAGCGGCCTATGACGAAGCTTTTGCCGATACCCGCCGCTGGGTACAGATGGGATTGCTGGATTATATCGCCCCGCAAATTTACTGGCCCTTCTCCCGTCAGGCTGCCCGTTATGATGTGCTGGCAAACTGGTGGGCAAATGTGGTGAAACCCACCCATACGCGGCTGTATATCGGCGTCGCCTTCTACAAAGTGGGAGAGCCGTCAAAAAATGAACCCGACTGGACAGTCAATGGCGGTGTACCGGAACTGAAAAAACAACTCGATTTGAATGAATCAGTACCACAGATTAGTGGCACGATTCTGTTCCGGGAAAACTATCTAAACCAGCCGCAGACACAAGAGGCGGTCAATTATCTGCGCAGTCGCTGGGGGAGCTAA
- a CDS encoding GNAT family N-acetyltransferase, which yields MGQVTIPAPLDSTHQLAEFRCGETVLDEWLRQRGLKNQAMGAARTFVVCRSNSKEVVGFYSLATGSVNHATATGSLRRNMPDPIPIIILARLGVDTSCHGKGLGADLLHDAILRSYRVAENIGVRAIMVHALTDGAKGFYLHHGFKASTSQERTLFLPLNNVI from the coding sequence ATGGGACAGGTAACGATCCCTGCCCCACTTGACTCAACCCACCAACTTGCGGAGTTTCGTTGTGGAGAAACCGTTCTCGATGAATGGCTCAGGCAACGTGGATTAAAAAATCAGGCGATGGGAGCAGCAAGAACATTTGTGGTTTGCAGATCGAATAGCAAAGAGGTTGTTGGATTTTATTCACTTGCTACCGGCAGCGTAAATCATGCAACGGCAACCGGAAGCCTTCGTCGCAACATGCCCGATCCAATACCCATCATTATCCTGGCACGTTTAGGGGTGGATACCTCGTGTCATGGCAAGGGACTCGGTGCCGATTTATTGCATGACGCAATTTTGCGCTCATATCGCGTGGCGGAAAATATTGGAGTGCGAGCTATCATGGTTCATGCACTTACTGACGGGGCAAAAGGTTTTTACCTTCATCATGGATTTAAAGCTTCAACCTCCCAGGAAAGAACGCTGTTTCTCCCTTTAAATAACGTCATATAA
- a CDS encoding DUF1778 domain-containing protein, with protein sequence MKSDVQLNIRAKESQRALIDAAAELLHKSRTDFILEMACHAAENVILDHRVFNLNDEQYAEFIDMLDAPVTANPALDKLLARKPQWDR encoded by the coding sequence ATGAAATCTGATGTTCAGCTCAATATTCGGGCTAAAGAATCTCAGCGAGCGTTAATCGATGCCGCTGCTGAACTTCTTCATAAATCACGAACCGACTTCATTCTGGAAATGGCCTGTCACGCAGCGGAAAACGTTATCCTTGATCACCGCGTGTTTAATCTTAACGATGAACAATATGCTGAGTTTATCGACATGCTTGATGCCCCGGTAACAGCTAATCCGGCACTGGATAAACTACTGGCAAGAAAACCACAATGGGACAGGTAA
- a CDS encoding DUF1345 domain-containing protein, with protein sequence MTFSFRNYYHARSRLLIAMLAGVVCYFALPAQLDYLQRLLIGWNVLAWLYLFFMWFRMLRTRVEDIPHIARMQDESAGLVLGLVTLGCLVSILAILLELPSLKHLSGTPRAMHLLLTGATLVVSWALLPTAFAMHYAHHHYLRRSKDVTPMIFPEKPQEPGYWDFLYFSFTIAVASQTADVATGTTDMRQITLLQSVISFVFNLAILGLSVNVGAGLLS encoded by the coding sequence ATGACTTTTTCTTTCAGAAATTATTATCACGCCCGCTCACGCCTGCTGATCGCGATGCTGGCTGGCGTGGTGTGCTATTTTGCCCTTCCTGCCCAACTGGATTATCTGCAACGACTGCTGATCGGCTGGAATGTGCTGGCATGGCTCTATCTGTTTTTTATGTGGTTCCGCATGTTGCGTACCAGGGTGGAAGATATCCCGCATATCGCCAGGATGCAGGATGAGAGCGCAGGGCTGGTGCTGGGCCTGGTGACTCTCGGCTGCCTGGTCAGTATCCTGGCGATCCTGCTGGAACTGCCCTCGCTTAAACACCTCTCCGGGACACCCCGGGCGATGCATTTGCTGCTGACCGGCGCAACGCTGGTGGTCTCCTGGGCCTTGTTGCCCACCGCCTTCGCCATGCATTACGCCCATCATCACTACCTGCGCCGCAGTAAAGACGTCACACCGATGATCTTCCCGGAAAAACCGCAGGAACCCGGCTACTGGGATTTCCTCTATTTTTCCTTCACCATCGCCGTGGCTTCACAAACCGCCGATGTGGCGACCGGAACCACCGACATGCGGCAAATCACCTTGCTGCAGTCAGTGATTTCCTTTGTTTTCAATCTGGCGATTCTGGGCTTGTCGGTGAACGTCGGGGCCGGTTTACTGAGCTAA
- a CDS encoding M28 family peptidase, with amino-acid sequence MQPSEWQIIMRQLLEAFAPLHRLSGSEDAEHSAEVLCALLEQHGIPYTRESCALWLSDPLSASLTLPAYPAMQFQAKTRSFSANCPEGCEAELFYDRQSMSFVTDKASAAWAASVRGKLVVADQGFEDYVQRLMQAGAAGLIHIWGSAETALHEETVGPIWGTPVPDDAVRYPTIPIITINQQQGQTLLSRLQQQPLRATITTEVREHVARCSLPVVDIPGSSDEFVLLSSHYDSWHQGLTDNATGNALCLAMALAFSRSPPPLQRGLRIAWWPGHSNARYGGSAWYADSHRTALLRHAVAHINVDSPGCVDGSELVINASGAESPAWLNQALYAVTGKAAERITPLGKGADQSFWGVSIPLHFALRETPLVRTTLSPGSGGGWWWHTEEDTEDKVDEALLLRDAQIHYHWLQQLLSADVLPTDPQHYLQQLSDALAQLQGAVDPAFSLQSWATWLDALQRECASPHHPASQQAAIALWHRLRYRASDDYHPDLSYHGGAFPGMQLLSGHRRENCSDRYWLMLETQYMRQLARGEELLEESLTVLQAGRH; translated from the coding sequence ATGCAGCCCAGTGAGTGGCAAATCATCATGCGGCAATTGCTGGAGGCGTTTGCCCCACTGCACCGGCTTTCCGGTAGTGAGGATGCCGAGCACAGCGCAGAGGTGCTGTGCGCGCTGCTGGAACAACACGGCATCCCCTATACGCGTGAAAGCTGCGCGCTATGGCTGAGTGATCCGCTGTCCGCCAGCCTGACTCTGCCAGCCTATCCTGCCATGCAGTTTCAGGCCAAAACCCGCTCGTTCTCCGCCAATTGCCCTGAGGGTTGTGAAGCAGAACTGTTCTATGATCGCCAGTCGATGTCATTTGTCACCGATAAGGCTTCTGCCGCGTGGGCCGCATCGGTCCGTGGCAAACTGGTGGTAGCCGATCAGGGTTTTGAAGATTATGTGCAACGGCTGATGCAGGCAGGAGCCGCGGGACTGATTCACATCTGGGGATCCGCCGAAACTGCGCTGCATGAGGAGACGGTCGGGCCGATCTGGGGCACACCGGTGCCGGATGATGCCGTGCGTTATCCCACCATCCCGATTATCACCATTAATCAGCAACAGGGACAGACGCTGCTCAGCCGGTTACAACAGCAGCCACTGCGAGCGACAATCACCACGGAAGTCCGTGAGCATGTTGCGCGCTGTTCATTGCCGGTGGTGGACATTCCCGGCAGCAGCGATGAGTTTGTGCTGCTCTCGTCTCACTACGACTCATGGCACCAGGGACTCACCGACAACGCGACGGGTAACGCGCTCTGCCTGGCGATGGCCCTGGCATTTTCCCGCTCACCGCCGCCGCTTCAGCGCGGTCTGCGCATTGCCTGGTGGCCGGGGCATTCGAATGCCCGTTATGGCGGTTCGGCATGGTATGCCGATAGCCATCGCACAGCGCTGCTGCGTCATGCCGTGGCGCATATCAATGTTGACTCTCCCGGTTGTGTCGATGGCAGTGAGCTGGTAATCAACGCCAGCGGTGCCGAATCCCCCGCCTGGCTGAATCAGGCGCTGTACGCTGTAACCGGTAAAGCCGCTGAGCGCATTACGCCGCTCGGAAAAGGTGCCGATCAATCCTTCTGGGGCGTCAGCATCCCGCTGCACTTCGCACTGCGTGAAACCCCGCTGGTACGCACCACCCTGTCGCCCGGCAGCGGTGGCGGTTGGTGGTGGCATACCGAGGAGGACACCGAAGATAAAGTGGATGAAGCCCTGCTGCTGCGTGACGCGCAGATTCATTATCACTGGTTGCAGCAGCTGCTCAGTGCGGATGTGCTGCCGACAGACCCGCAGCATTACCTGCAACAGCTGAGCGATGCGCTGGCGCAGTTGCAAGGTGCAGTCGATCCGGCGTTTTCCCTGCAATCCTGGGCGACATGGCTCGATGCATTGCAGCGCGAATGTGCTTCACCCCATCACCCGGCGAGCCAGCAGGCTGCGATTGCCCTCTGGCATCGCCTGCGTTATCGCGCCAGTGATGATTATCATCCGGACCTGAGTTATCACGGTGGAGCCTTTCCGGGGATGCAGTTGCTGAGTGGTCACCGACGTGAGAACTGCAGTGACCGCTACTGGCTGATGCTGGAGACGCAATATATGCGCCAGCTGGCGCGCGGTGAGGAATTGCTGGAGGAAAGCCTGACGGTTTTACAGGCAGGCAGACACTGA
- a CDS encoding transporter substrate-binding domain-containing protein, which translates to MKSAVTLLAMMTMALSAQAWSAGETLRVGADLSYPPFQYRDASGTPTGFEIDITNAVCKAAQVKCEYVVSSFDAEIPSLMARKVDFISPLGATAKRQKSIDFSDFIYHIPTKLVAHKGSNLQPDAASLQGKRIAVQQGSIQEMYANKYWAPKGVDIVMYPDQDVIYQDLAAGRLDGALSPGVAVTYGFLNKPEGKDFALIGPEVRDDLLFSIGSAYGVRKGDEKMQKLLNAGLAKVMADGTWEKVKQHYFGDLEMKVTRTEPVNAAQ; encoded by the coding sequence ATGAAGTCTGCTGTAACCCTGTTAGCGATGATGACGATGGCGCTGAGTGCGCAGGCGTGGTCAGCCGGTGAAACCCTGCGCGTGGGCGCAGACCTGAGTTATCCCCCGTTCCAGTACCGTGATGCGTCAGGGACACCAACCGGTTTTGAAATCGACATCACCAACGCGGTATGCAAAGCGGCACAGGTGAAGTGTGAATATGTGGTGAGCAGTTTCGATGCCGAAATTCCGTCACTGATGGCACGCAAAGTGGATTTTATCTCACCGCTCGGTGCCACGGCGAAGCGCCAGAAATCGATTGATTTCAGCGATTTCATCTACCATATCCCCACTAAACTGGTCGCGCATAAAGGCAGCAACTTGCAGCCTGACGCCGCCTCGTTGCAGGGCAAACGCATCGCCGTGCAGCAGGGATCTATCCAGGAGATGTACGCCAATAAATACTGGGCTCCTAAAGGGGTGGATATCGTGATGTACCCCGATCAGGATGTGATCTATCAGGATTTGGCGGCGGGCCGTCTTGATGGTGCGCTGAGTCCCGGCGTGGCGGTAACGTACGGTTTCCTCAACAAACCGGAAGGCAAAGACTTCGCGCTGATCGGCCCGGAAGTGCGGGATGACCTGCTGTTCAGCATCGGCTCAGCTTATGGCGTGCGTAAAGGTGATGAGAAGATGCAGAAACTGCTTAACGCCGGGCTGGCTAAAGTGATGGCCGATGGCACCTGGGAAAAAGTGAAGCAGCATTACTTTGGCGACCTGGAGATGAAAGTGACGCGCACGGAGCCGGTGAATGCAGCCCAGTGA
- a CDS encoding M20 family metallopeptidase: MTEQKQKIIYAVEASSAAMSTLAREIHGDPELSFNEHRAAQRLQAPLAAAGFTLTQPVAGLDTAFCARFDTGRPGPRLVLLAEYDALAELGHACGHNLIGSASVAAALALVNSGTLTHGSLEVMGTPAEEEGGGKIIMANAGLFDSADAVMMFHPREKNMVTRGALACVDAVFKFYGKAAHAASAPHLGISALDGVIQTFVGVNALRQFFTDDIRVHGIITHGGSATNIVPAYAEAKFLLRAATMGGLQIVRQKVFAAAAAAAAMSGARLEIEEGLTYAERNNNLALAGLFQRNLEQLGLTTEAPPERGGVGSSDIGNVSQITAAIHPYLRIGDVVPHTPEFAAAAGSDAGMAAMLNAAKAMAMTALDLLDPAALQAVRDEFTAWRSVHYPAGESQ; this comes from the coding sequence ATGACTGAGCAAAAGCAAAAAATTATTTATGCTGTAGAGGCGAGCAGCGCGGCGATGAGCACGCTGGCGCGTGAGATTCACGGCGATCCGGAGCTGAGTTTCAATGAACATCGTGCAGCACAGCGGTTACAGGCCCCGCTGGCGGCGGCGGGCTTTACGCTGACGCAGCCAGTGGCGGGTCTGGACACCGCCTTTTGCGCCCGTTTCGATACCGGTCGACCCGGTCCTCGTCTGGTATTGCTGGCGGAATATGACGCCCTGGCGGAACTGGGCCATGCCTGCGGTCATAACCTGATCGGTAGCGCCTCAGTGGCAGCAGCACTGGCGCTGGTGAACAGTGGCACGCTGACCCACGGTAGCCTGGAGGTGATGGGCACCCCGGCAGAGGAAGAAGGCGGCGGCAAAATTATCATGGCCAACGCCGGGCTGTTCGACAGCGCAGACGCCGTCATGATGTTCCACCCCAGGGAGAAAAATATGGTGACCCGAGGCGCACTGGCCTGCGTCGACGCCGTGTTTAAGTTTTATGGTAAAGCGGCACATGCCGCCTCTGCCCCCCATTTGGGTATCAGCGCGCTGGACGGCGTGATTCAGACCTTTGTTGGCGTGAATGCGTTGCGTCAGTTCTTTACCGATGACATCCGTGTGCACGGCATCATCACCCATGGCGGCAGCGCGACCAATATCGTTCCAGCCTATGCCGAAGCGAAATTTCTGCTGCGCGCGGCCACCATGGGTGGTTTGCAGATTGTCCGGCAGAAAGTGTTTGCAGCGGCAGCGGCAGCAGCGGCGATGAGCGGCGCACGGCTGGAGATTGAAGAAGGGCTGACCTATGCCGAACGCAATAACAATCTGGCGCTGGCCGGGCTGTTTCAGCGCAACCTGGAGCAGCTGGGACTGACTACCGAAGCGCCGCCGGAGCGTGGCGGCGTGGGTTCATCGGATATCGGCAATGTCAGCCAAATCACGGCCGCCATCCACCCTTACCTGCGTATTGGCGATGTGGTGCCACATACGCCGGAATTTGCTGCCGCAGCCGGTTCCGATGCTGGCATGGCAGCTATGCTGAATGCCGCCAAAGCCATGGCGATGACGGCGCTTGATTTGCTCGACCCTGCGGCCTTGCAGGCGGTACGTGATGAATTCACCGCCTGGCGTTCTGTTCACTATCCTGCTGGAGAATCCCAATGA
- a CDS encoding LysR family transcriptional regulator has product MNEKDWLIIFTVWQHQNITRAAQQLYTSQPALSYRLKQIERKLNVQLFEESGRSLIFSAQGRYLAQHADKMLQESQQLRQTLHSLSQPRQGELRIGVTSNFAAYRLPEILARFSELHSGIRVNLVSGLSEEMYQKLQRDEVHAALVKDDYHWRDGKRLVDIDDYWLVSQQPLDLQLLPQLPQIRINHGGHITHLIERWWNANFTLAPRVAMQVDKLEVCLAMVERGLGYAIVSSYQPLSERLWCQPLQVAGETLKSRTWLLYQHASHDASVIMPFVEMFADLSFGEGEPSGSRHVQ; this is encoded by the coding sequence ATGAACGAGAAAGACTGGCTGATTATTTTTACTGTCTGGCAGCACCAGAACATCACGCGCGCGGCGCAGCAGCTGTATACCTCACAGCCCGCGCTGAGTTATCGGCTGAAGCAGATTGAGCGCAAACTCAATGTGCAGCTGTTTGAAGAAAGCGGTCGCAGCCTGATTTTCAGCGCCCAGGGACGTTATCTGGCGCAGCACGCCGATAAGATGTTGCAGGAATCGCAGCAGCTGCGGCAGACGCTGCACAGCCTCAGCCAGCCACGTCAGGGCGAGCTACGCATTGGTGTCACCAGCAACTTTGCTGCCTATCGGTTGCCTGAGATCCTGGCGCGGTTCAGCGAACTGCATAGCGGCATCCGCGTCAATCTGGTCAGTGGTTTAAGCGAAGAGATGTATCAAAAACTCCAGCGTGACGAAGTGCATGCCGCACTGGTGAAAGATGATTATCACTGGCGGGACGGTAAGCGGCTGGTGGATATTGATGATTATTGGCTGGTCAGCCAGCAGCCACTCGACCTGCAATTATTGCCGCAGCTGCCACAAATTCGTATCAATCATGGCGGCCATATCACTCATCTGATTGAGCGCTGGTGGAACGCCAATTTCACCCTGGCACCGCGCGTGGCAATGCAGGTGGATAAGCTGGAAGTGTGCCTGGCGATGGTGGAGCGTGGTCTGGGTTATGCGATTGTATCGAGCTATCAACCTCTGTCAGAACGGTTGTGGTGCCAGCCGTTGCAGGTAGCGGGGGAGACGCTGAAAAGCCGCACCTGGCTGTTGTATCAGCACGCCAGTCACGATGCCTCGGTGATTATGCCTTTCGTTGAAATGTTTGCTGATTTGAGTTTCGGGGAAGGGGAGCCATCCGGCTCCCGTCATGTTCAATAA
- a CDS encoding methyl-accepting chemotaxis protein → MFGVKKSSLALHFSKDGNIVKDINAIKQHVAWIEFLPDGEILSANPQFLEVTGYSLSEIQGKHHRIFCSPVYSQSSDYRTFWQTLASGESVTGIFERFNKQQQRFYLSATYFPVSDDKGKVYKVIKVATDITARHQELEQKEAVITALDRSMAVIEFTPDGHIIGANNNFLTHMGYQLSAIVGKHHRIFCYDNFYRENPDFWQKISKGQHFVGRFERKTASGERIWLEASYNPVYDVDGKVHKVIKIASDITSRVEAAKRVADIAVTTSEQTSQITHNANEVLDETVRNSGLVAQQVNAATEIGAQLNASAKSISEVVESINLIASQTNILALNAAIESARAGEAGRGFSVVAGEVRRLAASTSTATKKITEVVEENARLIQQMYQQLDEVKHFVVTEQDKISDLSRSLREINRGVHEFVNVIHRLDV, encoded by the coding sequence ATGTTTGGTGTGAAAAAATCGAGCCTTGCTCTGCATTTCTCCAAAGATGGCAACATAGTGAAGGACATTAATGCGATCAAACAGCATGTGGCATGGATTGAGTTTTTGCCTGATGGCGAAATACTCAGCGCTAACCCGCAGTTTCTTGAGGTTACCGGCTACAGCCTGAGCGAAATTCAGGGGAAACATCACCGGATTTTCTGTAGCCCGGTTTACAGCCAGTCGTCGGACTATCGCACCTTCTGGCAGACGCTGGCTTCAGGTGAATCGGTCACCGGCATTTTTGAACGCTTCAATAAGCAGCAGCAACGGTTCTATCTCAGTGCCACCTACTTTCCGGTCAGCGACGATAAAGGCAAAGTCTACAAGGTGATTAAAGTCGCCACCGACATCACCGCACGACATCAGGAACTGGAGCAAAAAGAAGCCGTCATCACCGCGCTGGACCGCTCGATGGCGGTGATTGAATTCACACCCGACGGCCACATCATCGGCGCCAACAACAATTTCCTCACCCACATGGGTTATCAGCTGTCCGCGATTGTCGGCAAGCACCATCGCATCTTCTGCTATGACAATTTTTATCGTGAGAATCCGGATTTCTGGCAAAAAATCAGCAAAGGTCAGCACTTTGTCGGTCGTTTTGAGCGCAAAACGGCCAGCGGTGAACGTATCTGGCTTGAAGCCAGCTACAACCCGGTCTATGACGTGGACGGTAAGGTGCACAAAGTCATCAAAATTGCCTCAGATATCACCAGCCGTGTTGAAGCCGCAAAACGGGTGGCGGATATCGCCGTGACCACCTCGGAACAAACCTCGCAAATCACCCACAACGCCAATGAAGTGCTGGATGAAACGGTCCGTAACTCGGGGCTGGTGGCGCAGCAGGTCAATGCCGCCACCGAGATCGGTGCGCAGCTTAATGCCTCAGCCAAAAGCATCAGCGAAGTGGTGGAATCGATTAACCTGATTGCCTCACAAACCAATATTCTGGCGCTGAACGCGGCGATTGAATCGGCACGGGCTGGCGAAGCCGGGCGCGGGTTTAGTGTGGTAGCGGGCGAGGTGCGACGACTGGCGGCTTCAACTTCAACGGCCACCAAAAAAATCACTGAAGTGGTGGAAGAGAATGCGCGTCTGATCCAGCAAATGTATCAACAGCTGGATGAGGTCAAACATTTTGTGGTGACCGAGCAGGATAAAATCAGCGACCTCTCGCGCAGCCTGCGCGAAATAAACCGCGGCGTGCACGAATTTGTTAATGTCATCCATCGTCTGGATGTGTGA
- a CDS encoding type II toxin-antitoxin system RelE family toxin encodes MSYIVKFRQDALKEWQKLDKTIQQQFAKKLKKCCENPHIPAAKLRGIKDCYKIKLRASGFRLVYQVIDMQLVIAVVAVGKRERSDVYNLASERMRS; translated from the coding sequence ATGAGCTATATCGTAAAATTCAGGCAAGATGCGCTCAAAGAATGGCAAAAACTGGACAAAACGATTCAACAACAGTTTGCAAAGAAACTTAAAAAGTGTTGTGAGAATCCGCATATCCCCGCAGCAAAACTACGGGGAATAAAAGACTGCTACAAGATAAAACTTCGTGCTTCTGGTTTCCGTCTGGTCTACCAGGTTATTGATATGCAATTGGTCATCGCGGTAGTAGCCGTCGGTAAAAGAGAACGTAGTGATGTTTATAACCTGGCAAGCGAACGCATGAGATCTTAA
- a CDS encoding type II toxin-antitoxin system Phd/YefM family antitoxin, whose amino-acid sequence MPHIILSDTSASVSELKKNPMATVSAGDGFPVAILNRNQPAFYCVPAELYEKMLDALDDHELVNLVNERNNQPLLDVDLDSFL is encoded by the coding sequence ATGCCGCATATTATTCTGAGTGATACCAGCGCTAGCGTTAGCGAACTAAAGAAAAATCCGATGGCAACAGTCAGTGCCGGAGATGGTTTTCCGGTGGCTATACTGAACCGCAATCAACCCGCATTTTATTGTGTACCCGCTGAGCTTTACGAAAAAATGCTCGATGCGCTGGACGACCATGAACTGGTCAACCTGGTTAATGAGCGCAACAATCAGCCATTACTGGATGTGGACCTGGATAGTTTTTTATGA
- a CDS encoding glycine zipper domain-containing protein, with product MRKISILVVTLSLLMSVTSQAQAKGCLKGAAVGAAVGHLKHHAVIGAAVGCVVGHHMANKQQKSAEQK from the coding sequence ATGCGTAAAATTTCGATTCTGGTCGTCACTCTGAGCCTGCTGATGTCCGTGACTTCCCAGGCACAGGCAAAAGGATGCCTTAAAGGGGCCGCCGTCGGTGCAGCGGTGGGGCACCTCAAACATCATGCTGTTATCGGTGCGGCAGTTGGATGTGTTGTCGGCCATCATATGGCAAATAAGCAGCAGAAAAGCGCTGAGCAAAAATAG
- the pncA gene encoding bifunctional nicotinamidase/pyrazinamidase yields the protein MHNISRRKLIVASLGATALAATGSAFAKSADSNKTFLKGNKMNSQRALIIVDMQNDFLPGGSLAVQDSDVIIPVINSLYDKFDNIIVTQDWHPVGHISFASSHEGKKPLDVIETSYGPQVLWPDHCVQGNSGAEISKQVKTDKAQLVIRKGYNIGLDSYSAFEEADHSTPTGLAGYLHERGISELYVVGVATDFCVGWTAMDAVKKGFSVSVIEDATKGIDLDGSLADAWDKMQAAGVKRVNSTDITAVVRA from the coding sequence ATGCATAATATATCAAGGCGAAAATTAATTGTGGCGTCATTAGGCGCAACAGCGCTGGCTGCAACGGGGAGTGCCTTTGCGAAAAGTGCTGATAGTAATAAGACATTCCTGAAAGGAAATAAAATGAACAGTCAAAGAGCATTGATCATTGTCGATATGCAAAATGATTTCCTGCCCGGCGGTTCGCTTGCGGTTCAGGATAGCGATGTGATCATTCCAGTTATAAATAGTCTGTATGATAAATTTGATAATATCATTGTGACTCAGGACTGGCATCCAGTAGGACATATCTCTTTTGCCAGCAGCCACGAAGGTAAAAAACCGCTCGATGTTATTGAAACCAGCTATGGTCCGCAGGTGCTGTGGCCCGATCATTGTGTGCAGGGCAACTCAGGCGCTGAAATCAGCAAGCAGGTAAAAACAGATAAAGCGCAATTAGTGATTCGTAAAGGCTACAACATCGGACTGGACAGCTATTCTGCTTTTGAGGAAGCCGATCACAGTACGCCAACAGGTCTGGCTGGCTATCTGCATGAACGCGGGATCAGCGAACTCTATGTCGTGGGTGTGGCGACAGATTTTTGTGTTGGCTGGACGGCAATGGATGCGGTGAAAAAAGGCTTCAGCGTGAGCGTAATTGAAGACGCCACCAAAGGTATTGATCTGGACGGTTCTCTGGCTGACGCCTGGGATAAAATGCAGGCTGCGGGTGTTAAGCGAGTTAACTCAACGGATATCACGGCGGTCGTTCGCGCTTAA